The region CAGAACCGGCGCATCATTGGATACGCTCACCGCGTTTTGGAAGTAGCGACGCAGGTCGATTTCGTCATACACGATTTCCATCGCACGGCCGCCCAGAACATAAGAAGGACGAACAACCAGCGGGTAGCCGATACCACGCGCTTTTTCTACCGCCTGCTCAATGGTCGCGACCGTGGCGTTAGCGGGCTGTTTCAGCCCCAGACGATTCACAGCCTGTTGGAAACGTTCACGGTCTTCTGCACGGTCAATCGCGTCCGGGCTGGTGCCGATAACCGGCACACCAGCGGCTTCCAGCGCACGCGCCAGTTTCAGCGGCGTCTGGCCACCGTATTGCACGATAACGCCTTTTGGCTTCTCGATACGGACGATTTCCAGCACATCTTCAAACGTTACCGGCTCGAAGTACAAGCGGTCAGACGTATCGTAGTCTGTTGAAACGGTTTCAGGGTTACAGTTGACCATGATGGTTTCATAACCATCTTCACGCAGCGCCAGAGAAGCGTGGACGCAGCAGTAGTCAAATTCAATTCCCTGACCGATACGGTTAGGTCCGCCGCCCAGCACCATGATTTTGTCACGATCCTGAGTCGGATTGGCTTCACATTCTTCTTCATACGTGGAGTACATGTAAGCCGTATCGGTGGCGAATTCTGCCGCACAGGTGTCGACGCGCTTATAGACCGGATGCAGGTCGAATTTATCGCGCAGCTTGCGAATTTCGCTTTCTGCCACGCCAGCCAGCTTCGCCAGACGCGCATCGGCAAAGCCTTTACGCTTCAGCGTGCGCAGGAATTCTGCATCCAGCGCGGTAGCGCCTTTCTCTGCAACCTGCTCTTCCAAACGAACCAGCTCTTCAATCTGCACCAGGAACCAGCGATCGACGTTGGTCAGGTTAAACACGCCATCGACGGACATCCCCGCGCGGAAGGCATCGGCGATGTACCAGATACGCTCGGCACCGGCATCTTTCAGCTCGCGGCGGATTTTGGTCAGCGCTTCTGGATCGTCTAGATCCACTTTCGGATCGAAGCCCGTTGCGCCCACTTCCAGGCCACGCAGCGCTTTCTGCAAGGATTCCTGCTGCGTGCGACCAATCGCCATCACTTCACCCACAGATTTCATCTGCGTGGTCAGACGATCGTTGGCACCCGCGAATTTTTCGAAGTTGAAGCGCGGAATCTTGGTCACAACGTAGTCGATAGCAGGTTCGAAGGACGCTGGCGTACGACCACCCGTGATGTCATTCATCAGCTCATCGAGCGTGTAGCCTACAGCCAACTTGGCCGCGATTTTCGCGATCGGGAAGCCCGTTGCTTTAGACGCCAGCGCGGAAGAACGTGATACGCGTGGGTTCATTTCGATCACGATCAGGCGACCCGTTTTCGGGTTTACCGAGAACTGAACGTTGGAGCCACCCGTTTCTACACCGATTTCACGCAGTACCGCCATCGAGGCGTTACGCATGATTTGATATTCTTTATCGGTCAGCGTTTGCGCTGGTGCAACGGTGATGGAGTCACCGGTGTGGATACCCATCGCATCAAAGTTTTCGATGGAGCAGACGATGATGCAGTTGTCGTTCTTATCACGCACCACTTCCATCTCATACTCTTTCCAACCAATCAGCGATTCATCGATCAGCAGCTCTTTGGTTGGCGAAAGATCCAGCCCACGTTCACAGATCTCTTCGAACTCTTCGCGGTTGTAAGCGATGCCGCCACCGGTGCCGCCCATCGTAAAGGAAGGACGAATAATGCACGGGAAGCCGACGTCAGCCGCGACAGCCAGCGCTTCTTCCATATTATGTGCAATACCAGAACGCGCCGTGTCCAGACCGATTTTCTTCATCGCGACGTCGA is a window of Pectobacterium punjabense DNA encoding:
- the carB gene encoding carbamoyl-phosphate synthase large subunit is translated as MPKRTDIKSILILGAGPIVIGQACEFDYSGAQACKALREEGYRVILVNSNPATIMTDPEMADATYIEPIHWEVVRKIIEKERPDAVLPTMGGQTALNCALELERQGVLAEFGVTMIGATADAIDKAEDRRRFDVAMKKIGLDTARSGIAHNMEEALAVAADVGFPCIIRPSFTMGGTGGGIAYNREEFEEICERGLDLSPTKELLIDESLIGWKEYEMEVVRDKNDNCIIVCSIENFDAMGIHTGDSITVAPAQTLTDKEYQIMRNASMAVLREIGVETGGSNVQFSVNPKTGRLIVIEMNPRVSRSSALASKATGFPIAKIAAKLAVGYTLDELMNDITGGRTPASFEPAIDYVVTKIPRFNFEKFAGANDRLTTQMKSVGEVMAIGRTQQESLQKALRGLEVGATGFDPKVDLDDPEALTKIRRELKDAGAERIWYIADAFRAGMSVDGVFNLTNVDRWFLVQIEELVRLEEQVAEKGATALDAEFLRTLKRKGFADARLAKLAGVAESEIRKLRDKFDLHPVYKRVDTCAAEFATDTAYMYSTYEEECEANPTQDRDKIMVLGGGPNRIGQGIEFDYCCVHASLALREDGYETIMVNCNPETVSTDYDTSDRLYFEPVTFEDVLEIVRIEKPKGVIVQYGGQTPLKLARALEAAGVPVIGTSPDAIDRAEDRERFQQAVNRLGLKQPANATVATIEQAVEKARGIGYPLVVRPSYVLGGRAMEIVYDEIDLRRYFQNAVSVSNDAPVLLDRFLDDAIEVDVDAICDGERVLIGGIMEHIEQAGVHSGDSACSLPAYTLSKEIQDVMRQQVEKLAFELCVRGLMNVQFAVKDNEVYLIEVNPRAARTVPFVSKATGVPLAKVAARVMAGKTLAEQGVTKEIIPPYYSVKEVVLPFNKFPGVDPILGPEMRSTGEVMGVGRTFAEAFAKAMLGSNSHMKKTGRALLSVREGDKARVVDLAAKLLKHGFELDATHGTAIELGEAGINPRLVNKVHEGRPHIQDRIKNGEYTYIVNTTAGRQAIEDSKLIRRSALQYKVHYDTTLNGGFATAMSLTADPTEKVTSVQEMHAMIKG